The Primulina tabacum isolate GXHZ01 chromosome 7, ASM2559414v2, whole genome shotgun sequence genome includes a window with the following:
- the LOC142550779 gene encoding uncharacterized protein LOC142550779, which yields MHNSLDSTKNRIEAEIEKQRSEQNATNEEIMMLRQQQESTQKHLVFLKHRLNITTMKQYLIIFFMESLKDPMFMQNFIEKMKKKRAPLEILKKRWLNSCDSGDCNLIESPKIVDAYIIDDVSLDEKTVLSSDESGSYLLNQKAEASSETSNLGECHENCFFWEKLMEDDIIYQEEEEMVVPTKKQSDLVLELEDLIGTPSPSCPASIA from the coding sequence ATGCATAACTCGTTGGATTCAACCAAGAACAGAATTGAGGCAGAGATTGAGAAACAGAGGTCCGAACAAAATGCTACAAATGAAGAGATAATGATGCTACGGCAACAGCAAGAGAGTACACAAAAACATTTGGTATTTCTTAAACACCGTCTCAACATCACCACAATGAAGCAATATCTGATCATTTTCTTTATGGAGTCCCTAAAGGACCCAATGTTTATGCAGAACTTCATTgagaaaatgaagaagaaaagggCGCCACtagagatcttgaagaagaggTGGTTAAATTCTTGTGACTCAGGTGATTGTAACTTAATTGAATCCCCGAAAATTGTCGATGCTTATATTATCGACGATGTTAGTCTTGATGAAAAGACAGTATTATCTTCTGATGAGTCTGGCAGCTATTTATTGAACCAAAAGGCTGAAGCTTCTTCCGAAACGAGTAACTTAGGGGAATGCCATGAAAATTGCTTCTTTTGGGAGAAGCTCATGGAGGACGATATCATATATCAGGAGGAGGAAGAAATGGTAGTACCCACGAAGAAACAATCGGATCTTGTTCTAGAGTTGGAGGATTTAATCGGAACACCCTCCCCATCATGTCCAGCAtccatagcataa
- the LOC142551941 gene encoding uncharacterized protein LOC142551941, whose product MSEAPALSFPPHRRRPLRSQTFLNLIQLLSHCHTDSSRLQGSSKVVGLRGESNENIQFNHGQRFDDERTTISVLGRANLVTNGEEVVTRADSMSCGDFLIGGNLHVDCAVQIAKERENLDSFHVGSMGQLTVVNEFSIDDFSEVLDSCFGGDMVSEKQKLGNNSKENNSALEVNTSKEFEHQVKMKEMELGKLVSTSGVDEEIEDGEIYVEAGVCDMSVDPLSNNAASLGNISIHTSEDNGYKDDFTCKSKDRKFPLHDTRVDKENDCVKVEHRTSSRPSLDIQSQSCVDGDDMDTQGFDAIPTFLETLPQSGIILQKHINGNPISATAKKEGDGRTNKRKNGSSAKERNAEKKKRKRAEKNRKLGIKRLKLQTVSKPKKIVYCRHYLQGKCHEGENCKFSHDTTPLTKSKPCGHFARNSCMKGDDCPYDHQLSKYPCNNYTSTGFCNRGADCLFSHKIPENQILSMTHNALKPELKSEQRKGPDKAGSFTSLIVSRPEVKFLPQLYNSNSSNSSDILTSHQKDDAKFSSPGKSGKSTAKFVAKPFSRTVPHAPKGVCFLTDISLGQNSKLRLDESVRKSSDAVEVVHEDDPKVSSSTNKLNMTSEELASKRPQGVNFLSFAQSSLDGSSLKTFSNIFSDRFKEAGQLG is encoded by the exons ATGTCCGAAGCACCCGCCCTGTCGTTCCCGCCTCATCGTCGAAGGCCATTACGCAGCCAGACGTTCCTCAATCTCATCCAACTTCTCTCTCACTGCCACACCGACAGTTCTCGACTCCAAG GTTCTAGTAAAGTTGTTGGTTTAAGGGGAGAGAGCAATGAGAATATCCAATTTAATCATG GGCAGAGATTTGATGATGAACGGACAACAATATCGGTATTGGGTCGTGCGAACTTAGTAACAAATGGAGAGGAGGTAGTCACACGAGCAGATAGTATGAGTTGTGGGGATTTCTTGATTGGTGGAAATCTGCATGTTGATTGTGCTGTTCAGATTGCCAAAGAGCGAGAAAATCTGGATAGCTTTCATGTTGGTTCAATGGGTCAGCTGACAGTGGTCAACGAATTCtctattgatgatttttctgaagTTCTCGATTCTTGTTTTGGTGGAGACATGGTTTCTGAAAAACAGAAATTGGGAAACAACAGCAAAGAGAACAACTCTGCATTGGAGGTTAATACTTCTAAAGAATTTGAGCATCAAGTGAAGATGAAAGAGATGGAATTGGGGAAGCTTGTATCTACATCAGGCGTGGATGAAGAGATTGAAGATGGGGAAATATATGTTGAAGCCGGGGTCTGTGATATGTCAGTTGATCCGTTATCTAATAATGCTGCATCATTGGGAAACATATCCATACACACTTCTGAGGACAATGGGTATAAAGATGACTTCACTTGCAAAAGTAAAGACCGGAAGTTTCCGCTACATGATACTCGTGTGGACAAGGAAAATGATTGTGTGAAGGTGGAACATAGAACATCATCCAGGCCATCACTAGATATTCAGTCCCAAAGCTGTGTTGATGGTGATGATATGGATACTCAAGGATTTGATGCTATACCCACCTTTTTGGAAACTTTACCTCAGTCTGGCATAATCCTCCAAAAGCATATCAATGGTAATCCAATTTCTGCTACCGCCAAAAAG GAAGGAGATGGCAGAACAAATAAAAGGAAGAATGGTTCGTCGGCCAAGGAAAGAAATGCTGAGAAAAAG AAAAGAAAACGAGCAGAAAAGAACAGGAAGCTTGGTATTAAAAGATTAAAGCTGCAAACAGTTTCAAAGCCAAAAAAGATAGTGTATTGTCGTCACTATTTGCAAGGGAAGTGCCATGAG GGTGAGAACTGCAAATTCTCGCATGATACAACACCCTTGACAAAATCTAAG CCCTGCGGTCATTTTGCCCGTAATTCTTGCATGAAAGGAGATGACTGCCCATATGACCATCAACTATCCAAGTATCCATGCAACAATTATACGTCAACAGGATTTTGTAATAGAGGTGCAGACTGCTTATTTTCACACAag ATACCGGAAAACCAGATTCTATCCATGACACATAATGCCTTGAAGCCTGAGTTGAAATCTGAGCAGCGTAAAGGGCCAGACAAAGCAGGCTCTTTCACATCATTAATAGTCAGTAGGCCTGAAGTGAAGTTTTTGCCCCAACTGTATAACTCAAACTCCAGTAATTCCTCAGATATTCTCACATCCCATCAGAAAGACGATGCTAAATTCTCCTCTCCAGGGAAATCTGGTAAGAGCACAGCAAAATTTGTGGCTAAGCCTTTTTCAAGAACCGTTCCACATGCTCCTAAAGGAGTGTGCTTCCTTACCGATATCTCACTCGGTCAAAACAGTAAGCTCAGACTCGATGAATCAGTTCGAAAATCCAGTGATGCTGTTGAGGTTGTCCATGAAGACGACCCAAAAGTATCAAGCAGCACTAATAAGTTGAACATGACATCTGAGGAGCTGGCTTCAAAGAGACCCCAGGGAGTAAATTTCTTATCTTTTGCTCAATCCTCTCTAGATGGTTCCAGTTTGAAGACATTCTCGAACATCTTTTCAGATAGATTTAAAGAAGCTGGACAGTTGGGCTGA
- the LOC142551937 gene encoding putative protein S-acyltransferase 17 isoform X1: MDVQWLLVCHGLLTALVLVSFFCGQWPIFQGTFIQRIHFFITFGAYDYLRRFIHFACGSRGSNAMLSVEYYCCDRPNPILQLLYLLIIGATYYFIANSSFRYIPGYYLSEVHRYTSFLAVGVGILLFLLTSFSDPGTVSSANVSQYISAYPYDNIIFSEKECSTCKIPKPARSKHCSICNRCVARFDHHCGWMNNCIGERNTGYFMAFILWHFLICIYGVVALALILAGRLKELKVIYILTAYYGIENSFRSLAPHVVQWLLSAYNTQILIMMFLAIVLLLLAGFFTYHVKLCLTNTTTNESFKWQDYLHWQRKINEAKSSAEALKASLGGLNQERKPQESRWIAFFRRSRLEDLQVVKNNQYDRGFLNNIGEVLYPLSTRRSFGLHKAKSG; the protein is encoded by the exons ATGGATGTTCAGTGGCTGCTGGTGTGCCATGGCCTGTTGACAGCTTTAGTTTTAGTATCATTCTTCTGCGGGCAGTGGCCAATTTTCCAAGGCACCTTCATTCAGCGCATCCATTTTTTCATTACATTCGGCGCCTACGATTATCTCCG TCGTTTTATCCATTTCGCGTGCGGGTCTCGCGGCAGCAATGCAATGCTTTCCGTTGAGTATTATTGTTGCGATCGCCCTAACCCCATTTTACAG TTGTTATATTTACTAATAATTGGGGCAActtattatttcattgcaaaTTCATCCTTCCGCTACATTCCTGGGTACTACTTGAGTGAAGTGCACAG GTACACGAGCTTCTTGGCAGTTGGTGTGGGTATTCTCCTATTTCTATTGACTAGCTTTTCTGATCCAGGGACAGTGAGTTCTGCTAATGTCTCTCAGTATATTTCTGCTTATCCTTATGACAACATTATATTCTCTGAGAAAGAATGTTCTACCTGCAAGATTCCAAA GCCTGCTAGATCGAAGCACTGCAGCATATGCAATCGTTGTGTTGCTAGGTTCGACCATCATTGTGGTTGGATG aaTAATTGCATTGGAGAGAGGAACACTGGATACTTTATGGCTTTTATTCTATG GCATTTTCTCATCTGTATATATGGAGTGGTTGCACTCGCATTGATTCTTGCTGGAAGGCTGAAGGAGCTGAAAGTTATCTATATCTTAACAG CTTATTATGGCATCGAAAATTCTTTTAGAAGTTTGGCTCCACATGTTGTACAG TGGTTGCTGAGCGCCTATAACACACAAATACTTATCATGATGTTTCTGGCCATAGTTTTGCTGCTGTTGGCTGGTTTCTTCACGTATCACGTGAAACTGTGCCTCACGAATACTACCACAAACGAG AGTTTTAAGTGGCAAGATTACCTGCATTGGCAGAGGAAGATAAATGAGGCCAAGTCTAGTGCAGAAGCTTTAAAAGCTAGTTTGGGTGGATTAAATCAAGAAAGGAAGCCTCAAGAGAGTAGATGGATAGCATTCTTTAGAAGATCGCGTTTAGAAGACCTTCAAGTTGTTAAAAATAACCAATACGATAGAGGATTTCTCAACAATATCGGTGAAGTTCTCTATCCCCTTTCAACTAGGAGGTCGTTTGGGCTTCACAAAGCAAAGTCAGGATAA
- the LOC142551937 gene encoding putative protein S-acyltransferase 17 isoform X3 has product MDVQWLLVCHGLLTALVLVSFFCGQWPIFQGTFIQRIHFFITFGAYDYLRRFIHFACGSRGSNAMLSVEYYCCDRPNPILQLLYLLIIGATYYFIANSSFRYIPGYYLSEVHRYTSFLAVGVGILLFLLTSFSDPGTVSSANVSQYISAYPYDNIIFSEKECSTCKIPKPARSKHCSICNRCVARFDHHCGWMNNCIGERNTGYFMAFILWHFLICIYGVVALALILAGRLKELKVIYILTAYYGIENSFRSLAPHVVQWLLSAYNTQILIMMFLAIVLLLLAGFFTYHVKLCLTNTTTNEEHSGNFMWIIFRI; this is encoded by the exons ATGGATGTTCAGTGGCTGCTGGTGTGCCATGGCCTGTTGACAGCTTTAGTTTTAGTATCATTCTTCTGCGGGCAGTGGCCAATTTTCCAAGGCACCTTCATTCAGCGCATCCATTTTTTCATTACATTCGGCGCCTACGATTATCTCCG TCGTTTTATCCATTTCGCGTGCGGGTCTCGCGGCAGCAATGCAATGCTTTCCGTTGAGTATTATTGTTGCGATCGCCCTAACCCCATTTTACAG TTGTTATATTTACTAATAATTGGGGCAActtattatttcattgcaaaTTCATCCTTCCGCTACATTCCTGGGTACTACTTGAGTGAAGTGCACAG GTACACGAGCTTCTTGGCAGTTGGTGTGGGTATTCTCCTATTTCTATTGACTAGCTTTTCTGATCCAGGGACAGTGAGTTCTGCTAATGTCTCTCAGTATATTTCTGCTTATCCTTATGACAACATTATATTCTCTGAGAAAGAATGTTCTACCTGCAAGATTCCAAA GCCTGCTAGATCGAAGCACTGCAGCATATGCAATCGTTGTGTTGCTAGGTTCGACCATCATTGTGGTTGGATG aaTAATTGCATTGGAGAGAGGAACACTGGATACTTTATGGCTTTTATTCTATG GCATTTTCTCATCTGTATATATGGAGTGGTTGCACTCGCATTGATTCTTGCTGGAAGGCTGAAGGAGCTGAAAGTTATCTATATCTTAACAG CTTATTATGGCATCGAAAATTCTTTTAGAAGTTTGGCTCCACATGTTGTACAG TGGTTGCTGAGCGCCTATAACACACAAATACTTATCATGATGTTTCTGGCCATAGTTTTGCTGCTGTTGGCTGGTTTCTTCACGTATCACGTGAAACTGTGCCTCACGAATACTACCACAAACGAG GAACATTCTGGCAATTTCATGTGGATTATATTTAGAATCTGA
- the LOC142551942 gene encoding DNA repair protein recA homolog 3, mitochondrial-like isoform X2 → MPVSTITGISEGNIGSIHSCMQIFYKRFLSKLMLLCMHGGKRKSKSDNGDCGEENMSEKDLALKLALDQITASFGKGSIMWLGRSVSPRHTPVVSTGSFALDIALGIGGLPKGRVVEIYGPEASGKTTLALHVIAEAQKQGGYCVFVDAEHALDPALAEAIGVNTKNLLLSQPDCGEQALSLVDTLIRSGSVDVVVVDSVAALVPKAELDGEMGDAHMAMQARLMSQALRKLSHSLSVSQTILIFTNQVRSKLSTFGFGGPTEVTCGGNALKFYASVRLNIKRTGLVKKGEEAIGSQVHVKIVKNKHAPPFRTAEFELEFGKGISRESELIDLGCKYKFVTKAGSFFNMNGKNFNGKEALKSYLSENESEREELMKLLREKLIDAEPDAKSDSIIGAIGGEITEDAAASDTTGEELVTAVEA, encoded by the exons ATGCCTGTTTCCACAATTACAG GAATATCCGAAGGGAATATTGGAAGCATCCACTCATGCATGCAAATTTTCTACAAAAG ATTCCTAAGTAAGTTGATGTTGCTCTGTATGCATGGAGgtaaaagaaaatcaaagtcAGATAATGGTGATTGTGGTGAAGAGAACATGTCCGAAAAAGATTTAGCTCTGAAGCTTGCTTTGGATCAGATCACCGCTTCATTTGGAAAAGGATCCATTATGTGGCTTGGACGGTCTGTCTCTCCGAGGCATACTCCAGTGGTGTCCACTGGATCCTTTGCCTTGGATATTGCACTGGGAATTGGTGGACTTCCAAAG GGGCGCGTTGTGGAAATATATGGTCCAGAGGCTTCTGGGAAAACAACTCTTGCTCTTCATGTGATTGCTGAGGCACAAAAACAAGGAG GTTATTGTGTTTTCGTGGATGCTGAGCATGCGCTTGATCCAGCATTAGCAGAGGCAATTGGAGTAAACACTAAAAACTTGCTTCTGTCACAACCAGATTGTGGTGAGCAAGCTCTCAGTCTTGTGGATACCCTAATCCGGAGTGGTTCAGTCGATGTCGTCGTTGTGGATAGT GTAGCTGCCCTGGTCCCTAAAGCTGAACTTGATGGTGAAATGGGGGACGCACACATGGCAATGCAAGCTAGACTTATGAGTCAGGCACTTCGCAAATTGAGCCATTCTTTGTCTGTCTCACAGacaatattaatttttacaaaTCAG GTACGATCCAAGCTGTCTACCTTTGGATTTGGCGGCCCTACTGAAGTTACTTGTGGTGGAAATGCTTTGAAATTTTATGCTTCGGTACGTCTAAATATTAAGAGAACTGGGCTTGTCAAGAAGGGAGAAGAG GCTATAGGAAGCCAAGTTCATGTCAAGATTGTAAAGAACAAGCATGCGCCTCCATTCCGAACTGCCGAGTTTGAGCTCGAATTTGGCAAAGGAATTAGTCGGGAATCGGAGTTGATAGACTTAGGATGCAAATACAAGTTTGTTACAAAAGCTGGTTCATTCTTTAACATGAACGGTAAAAATTTTAATGGCAAGGAAGCTTTGAAGAGTTACCTGTCTGAAAATGAAAGTGAGCGGGAAGAACTCATGAAATTGCTAAGGGAGAAACTTATTGATGCTGAACCAGATGCCAAAAGTGATTCTATAATTGGAGCTATAGGTGGAGAGATCACTGAAGATGCTGCTGCATCTGACACGACCGGTGAAGAACTTGTTACTGCAGTTGAGGCATAA
- the LOC142551937 gene encoding putative protein S-acyltransferase 17 isoform X2, with translation MDVQWLLVCHGLLTALVLVSFFCGQWPIFQGTFIQRIHFFITFGAYDYLRRFIHFACGSRGSNAMLSVEYYCCDRPNPILQLLYLLIIGATYYFIANSSFRYIPGYYLSEVHRYTSFLAVGVGILLFLLTSFSDPGTVSSANVSQYISAYPYDNIIFSEKECSTCKIPKPARSKHCSICNRCVARFDHHCGWMNNCIGERNTGYFMAFILWHFLICIYGVVALALILAGRLKELKVIYILTAYYGIENSFRSLAPHVVQWLLSAYNTQILIMMFLAIVLLLLAGFFTYHVKLCLTNTTTNELLNITCCSCLLTAKKF, from the exons ATGGATGTTCAGTGGCTGCTGGTGTGCCATGGCCTGTTGACAGCTTTAGTTTTAGTATCATTCTTCTGCGGGCAGTGGCCAATTTTCCAAGGCACCTTCATTCAGCGCATCCATTTTTTCATTACATTCGGCGCCTACGATTATCTCCG TCGTTTTATCCATTTCGCGTGCGGGTCTCGCGGCAGCAATGCAATGCTTTCCGTTGAGTATTATTGTTGCGATCGCCCTAACCCCATTTTACAG TTGTTATATTTACTAATAATTGGGGCAActtattatttcattgcaaaTTCATCCTTCCGCTACATTCCTGGGTACTACTTGAGTGAAGTGCACAG GTACACGAGCTTCTTGGCAGTTGGTGTGGGTATTCTCCTATTTCTATTGACTAGCTTTTCTGATCCAGGGACAGTGAGTTCTGCTAATGTCTCTCAGTATATTTCTGCTTATCCTTATGACAACATTATATTCTCTGAGAAAGAATGTTCTACCTGCAAGATTCCAAA GCCTGCTAGATCGAAGCACTGCAGCATATGCAATCGTTGTGTTGCTAGGTTCGACCATCATTGTGGTTGGATG aaTAATTGCATTGGAGAGAGGAACACTGGATACTTTATGGCTTTTATTCTATG GCATTTTCTCATCTGTATATATGGAGTGGTTGCACTCGCATTGATTCTTGCTGGAAGGCTGAAGGAGCTGAAAGTTATCTATATCTTAACAG CTTATTATGGCATCGAAAATTCTTTTAGAAGTTTGGCTCCACATGTTGTACAG TGGTTGCTGAGCGCCTATAACACACAAATACTTATCATGATGTTTCTGGCCATAGTTTTGCTGCTGTTGGCTGGTTTCTTCACGTATCACGTGAAACTGTGCCTCACGAATACTACCACAAACGAG CTGCTGAATATCACTTGCTGCTCGTGTCTACTCACAGCGAAAAAGTTTTAG
- the LOC142551942 gene encoding DNA repair protein recA homolog 3, mitochondrial-like isoform X3: MPVSTITGISEGNIGSIHSCMQIFYKRKSKSDNGDCGEENMSEKDLALKLALDQITASFGKGSIMWLGRSVSPRHTPVVSTGSFALDIALGIGGLPKGRVVEIYGPEASGKTTLALHVIAEAQKQGGYCVFVDAEHALDPALAEAIGVNTKNLLLSQPDCGEQALSLVDTLIRSGSVDVVVVDSVAALVPKAELDGEMGDAHMAMQARLMSQALRKLSHSLSVSQTILIFTNQVRSKLSTFGFGGPTEVTCGGNALKFYASVRLNIKRTGLVKKGEEAIGSQVHVKIVKNKHAPPFRTAEFELEFGKGISRESELIDLGCKYKFVTKAGSFFNMNGKNFNGKEALKSYLSENESEREELMKLLREKLIDAEPDAKSDSIIGAIGGEITEDAAASDTTGEELVTAVEA, from the exons ATGCCTGTTTCCACAATTACAG GAATATCCGAAGGGAATATTGGAAGCATCCACTCATGCATGCAAATTTTCTACAAAAG aaaatcaaagtcAGATAATGGTGATTGTGGTGAAGAGAACATGTCCGAAAAAGATTTAGCTCTGAAGCTTGCTTTGGATCAGATCACCGCTTCATTTGGAAAAGGATCCATTATGTGGCTTGGACGGTCTGTCTCTCCGAGGCATACTCCAGTGGTGTCCACTGGATCCTTTGCCTTGGATATTGCACTGGGAATTGGTGGACTTCCAAAG GGGCGCGTTGTGGAAATATATGGTCCAGAGGCTTCTGGGAAAACAACTCTTGCTCTTCATGTGATTGCTGAGGCACAAAAACAAGGAG GTTATTGTGTTTTCGTGGATGCTGAGCATGCGCTTGATCCAGCATTAGCAGAGGCAATTGGAGTAAACACTAAAAACTTGCTTCTGTCACAACCAGATTGTGGTGAGCAAGCTCTCAGTCTTGTGGATACCCTAATCCGGAGTGGTTCAGTCGATGTCGTCGTTGTGGATAGT GTAGCTGCCCTGGTCCCTAAAGCTGAACTTGATGGTGAAATGGGGGACGCACACATGGCAATGCAAGCTAGACTTATGAGTCAGGCACTTCGCAAATTGAGCCATTCTTTGTCTGTCTCACAGacaatattaatttttacaaaTCAG GTACGATCCAAGCTGTCTACCTTTGGATTTGGCGGCCCTACTGAAGTTACTTGTGGTGGAAATGCTTTGAAATTTTATGCTTCGGTACGTCTAAATATTAAGAGAACTGGGCTTGTCAAGAAGGGAGAAGAG GCTATAGGAAGCCAAGTTCATGTCAAGATTGTAAAGAACAAGCATGCGCCTCCATTCCGAACTGCCGAGTTTGAGCTCGAATTTGGCAAAGGAATTAGTCGGGAATCGGAGTTGATAGACTTAGGATGCAAATACAAGTTTGTTACAAAAGCTGGTTCATTCTTTAACATGAACGGTAAAAATTTTAATGGCAAGGAAGCTTTGAAGAGTTACCTGTCTGAAAATGAAAGTGAGCGGGAAGAACTCATGAAATTGCTAAGGGAGAAACTTATTGATGCTGAACCAGATGCCAAAAGTGATTCTATAATTGGAGCTATAGGTGGAGAGATCACTGAAGATGCTGCTGCATCTGACACGACCGGTGAAGAACTTGTTACTGCAGTTGAGGCATAA
- the LOC142551942 gene encoding DNA repair protein recA homolog 3, mitochondrial-like isoform X1, with translation MARFLRNASCIRRCLFPQLQEYPKGILEASTHACKFSTKGKRKSKSDNGDCGEENMSEKDLALKLALDQITASFGKGSIMWLGRSVSPRHTPVVSTGSFALDIALGIGGLPKGRVVEIYGPEASGKTTLALHVIAEAQKQGGYCVFVDAEHALDPALAEAIGVNTKNLLLSQPDCGEQALSLVDTLIRSGSVDVVVVDSVAALVPKAELDGEMGDAHMAMQARLMSQALRKLSHSLSVSQTILIFTNQVRSKLSTFGFGGPTEVTCGGNALKFYASVRLNIKRTGLVKKGEEAIGSQVHVKIVKNKHAPPFRTAEFELEFGKGISRESELIDLGCKYKFVTKAGSFFNMNGKNFNGKEALKSYLSENESEREELMKLLREKLIDAEPDAKSDSIIGAIGGEITEDAAASDTTGEELVTAVEA, from the exons ATGGCGAGGTTTCTTCGAAACGCTTCTTGTATTAGGCGATGCCTGTTTCCACAATTACAG GAATATCCGAAGGGAATATTGGAAGCATCCACTCATGCATGCAAATTTTCTACAAAAG gtaaaagaaaatcaaagtcAGATAATGGTGATTGTGGTGAAGAGAACATGTCCGAAAAAGATTTAGCTCTGAAGCTTGCTTTGGATCAGATCACCGCTTCATTTGGAAAAGGATCCATTATGTGGCTTGGACGGTCTGTCTCTCCGAGGCATACTCCAGTGGTGTCCACTGGATCCTTTGCCTTGGATATTGCACTGGGAATTGGTGGACTTCCAAAG GGGCGCGTTGTGGAAATATATGGTCCAGAGGCTTCTGGGAAAACAACTCTTGCTCTTCATGTGATTGCTGAGGCACAAAAACAAGGAG GTTATTGTGTTTTCGTGGATGCTGAGCATGCGCTTGATCCAGCATTAGCAGAGGCAATTGGAGTAAACACTAAAAACTTGCTTCTGTCACAACCAGATTGTGGTGAGCAAGCTCTCAGTCTTGTGGATACCCTAATCCGGAGTGGTTCAGTCGATGTCGTCGTTGTGGATAGT GTAGCTGCCCTGGTCCCTAAAGCTGAACTTGATGGTGAAATGGGGGACGCACACATGGCAATGCAAGCTAGACTTATGAGTCAGGCACTTCGCAAATTGAGCCATTCTTTGTCTGTCTCACAGacaatattaatttttacaaaTCAG GTACGATCCAAGCTGTCTACCTTTGGATTTGGCGGCCCTACTGAAGTTACTTGTGGTGGAAATGCTTTGAAATTTTATGCTTCGGTACGTCTAAATATTAAGAGAACTGGGCTTGTCAAGAAGGGAGAAGAG GCTATAGGAAGCCAAGTTCATGTCAAGATTGTAAAGAACAAGCATGCGCCTCCATTCCGAACTGCCGAGTTTGAGCTCGAATTTGGCAAAGGAATTAGTCGGGAATCGGAGTTGATAGACTTAGGATGCAAATACAAGTTTGTTACAAAAGCTGGTTCATTCTTTAACATGAACGGTAAAAATTTTAATGGCAAGGAAGCTTTGAAGAGTTACCTGTCTGAAAATGAAAGTGAGCGGGAAGAACTCATGAAATTGCTAAGGGAGAAACTTATTGATGCTGAACCAGATGCCAAAAGTGATTCTATAATTGGAGCTATAGGTGGAGAGATCACTGAAGATGCTGCTGCATCTGACACGACCGGTGAAGAACTTGTTACTGCAGTTGAGGCATAA